A genomic region of Taeniopygia guttata chromosome 28, bTaeGut7.mat, whole genome shotgun sequence contains the following coding sequences:
- the TMEM161A gene encoding transmembrane protein 161A isoform X1, with amino-acid sequence MAVMGVQVVVTLLAASLMQKLAPHCSFARWLLCNGSLYRYKHPTDEELCALAEKQRPRSRRDSPRLSRRRAGGVAEDKELSVPCDIELQLDTSPITAVDALVLRYFLEYQWFVDFAVYAGAVYVFSEGYFCLASPARESNLGVLWCLLTLLFCLKVFLMVLRHYFRSEEGGERSVCLSAALFFLLLAMLALLVREEYLEFGLEAGLAGVAASLEPILKPRGWEWTLPLATLAFKVGLVALSSFLGACLTFPGLRLAQTHLDALSMARDRPLTQALLHVGFLAPVLVVLLWVRPLGRDFLRQAPLGRQPGQMLSDSAFDTLRLWAVVSLSLLRLLGTRHHLQAYLGLAQRWARRLRREAGRVPARMVQQRIARIYCYVSVVSLQYLGPVILTLHCALLLKTLGHHSWGLYPESPAVSPAAPVAPPHPEGDVDGDVQVVVQEISGVLGCIFTPLFFRGLFSFLTWWVAACQVVTSLFGLYFHQYLAAS; translated from the exons ATG GCGGTGATGGGGGTGCAGGTGGTGGTCACCCTGCTGGCCGCCAGCCTGATGCAGAAGTTGGCCCCGCACTGCTCCTTCGCCCGCTGGCTGCTCTGCAACGGCAG cctgtACCGCTACAAGCACCCCACGGATGAGGAGCTGTGCGCCCTGGCCGAGAAGCAGCgccccaggagcaggagggacag CCCCCGGCTTTCCCGCAGGAGGGCCGGCGGGGTGGCAGAGGACAAAGAGCTGTCGGTGCCCTGCGACATCGAGCTGCAGCTGGACACCAGCCCCATCACGGCCGTGGATGCGCTGG TGCTGCGCTATTTCCTGGAGTACCAGTGGTTCGTGGATTTTGCCGTCTACGCCGGCGCTGTCTACGTCTTCAGCGAGGGCTACTTCTGCCTGGCCAGCCCCGCCAGGGAGAGCAACCTGGGCGTGCTCTGGTGCCTGCTCACCCTCCTCTTCTGCCT CAAGGTTTTCCTGATGGTGCTGCGGCACTATTTCCGCTCGGAGGAGGGTGGGGAGCGCTCCGTGTGCCTCAGCGCCgccctcttcttcctcctgctcGCCATGCTGGCCCTGCTGGTCCGGGAGGAGTACCTGGAGTTCGGCCTGGAGGCCG GGCTGGCCGGAGTCGCCGCGAGCCTGGAGCCCATCCTGAAGCCGCGGGGCTGGGAGTGGAC gctgccgcTGGCCACGCTGGCCTTCAAGGTGGGGCTGGTGGCCCTGAGCTCCTTCCTGGGGGCCTGCCTGACCTTCCCGGGGCTGCGCctggcacagacacacctggacgCGCTCAGCATGGCCCGGGACAGGCCCCTGACACA ggccctgctgcACGTGGGGTTCCTGGCGCctgtgctggtggtgctgctgtgggtgcGGCCGCTGGGCCGGGACTTCCTGCGCCAGGCCCCGCTGGGCCGGCAGCCGGGCCAGAT gcTCTCGGACTCGGCCTTTGACACGCTGCGGCTCTGGGCCGTGGTGTCGCTGTCGCTGCTGCGGCTGTTGGGGACGCGCCACCACCTGCAGGCGTACCTGGGGCTGGCGCAGCGCTGGGCGCGCCGCCTGCGCCGGGAGGCGGGCCGGGTCCCGGCCCGGATGGTGCAGCAGCGG ATCGCCAGGATTTACTGCTACGTGTCCGTGGTGAGCCTGCAGTACCTGGGGCCCGTGATCCTCACGCTGCACTGCGCCCTGCTGCTCAAGACGCTGG GTCACCACTCCTGGGGGCTGTACCCCGAGTCCCCCGCCGTGTCCCCAGCAGCGCCGGTGGCCCCGCCACACCCCGAGGGCGACGTGGATGGGGACGTGCAGGTGGTGGTGCAGGAGATCTCGGGGGTCCTGGGCTGCATCTTCACCCCCCTCTTCTTCCGAGGactcttctccttcctcacctggTGGGTGGCCGCCTGCCAGGTGGTCACCAGCCTCTTCGGCCTCTACTTCCACCAGTACCTGGCAGCGTCctga
- the TMEM161A gene encoding transmembrane protein 161A isoform X2 — MAVMGVQVVVTLLAASLMQKLAPHCSFARWLLCNGSLYRYKHPTDEELCALAEKQRPRSRRDRRAGGVAEDKELSVPCDIELQLDTSPITAVDALVLRYFLEYQWFVDFAVYAGAVYVFSEGYFCLASPARESNLGVLWCLLTLLFCLKVFLMVLRHYFRSEEGGERSVCLSAALFFLLLAMLALLVREEYLEFGLEAGLAGVAASLEPILKPRGWEWTLPLATLAFKVGLVALSSFLGACLTFPGLRLAQTHLDALSMARDRPLTQALLHVGFLAPVLVVLLWVRPLGRDFLRQAPLGRQPGQMLSDSAFDTLRLWAVVSLSLLRLLGTRHHLQAYLGLAQRWARRLRREAGRVPARMVQQRIARIYCYVSVVSLQYLGPVILTLHCALLLKTLGHHSWGLYPESPAVSPAAPVAPPHPEGDVDGDVQVVVQEISGVLGCIFTPLFFRGLFSFLTWWVAACQVVTSLFGLYFHQYLAAS; from the exons ATG GCGGTGATGGGGGTGCAGGTGGTGGTCACCCTGCTGGCCGCCAGCCTGATGCAGAAGTTGGCCCCGCACTGCTCCTTCGCCCGCTGGCTGCTCTGCAACGGCAG cctgtACCGCTACAAGCACCCCACGGATGAGGAGCTGTGCGCCCTGGCCGAGAAGCAGCgccccaggagcaggagggacag GAGGGCCGGCGGGGTGGCAGAGGACAAAGAGCTGTCGGTGCCCTGCGACATCGAGCTGCAGCTGGACACCAGCCCCATCACGGCCGTGGATGCGCTGG TGCTGCGCTATTTCCTGGAGTACCAGTGGTTCGTGGATTTTGCCGTCTACGCCGGCGCTGTCTACGTCTTCAGCGAGGGCTACTTCTGCCTGGCCAGCCCCGCCAGGGAGAGCAACCTGGGCGTGCTCTGGTGCCTGCTCACCCTCCTCTTCTGCCT CAAGGTTTTCCTGATGGTGCTGCGGCACTATTTCCGCTCGGAGGAGGGTGGGGAGCGCTCCGTGTGCCTCAGCGCCgccctcttcttcctcctgctcGCCATGCTGGCCCTGCTGGTCCGGGAGGAGTACCTGGAGTTCGGCCTGGAGGCCG GGCTGGCCGGAGTCGCCGCGAGCCTGGAGCCCATCCTGAAGCCGCGGGGCTGGGAGTGGAC gctgccgcTGGCCACGCTGGCCTTCAAGGTGGGGCTGGTGGCCCTGAGCTCCTTCCTGGGGGCCTGCCTGACCTTCCCGGGGCTGCGCctggcacagacacacctggacgCGCTCAGCATGGCCCGGGACAGGCCCCTGACACA ggccctgctgcACGTGGGGTTCCTGGCGCctgtgctggtggtgctgctgtgggtgcGGCCGCTGGGCCGGGACTTCCTGCGCCAGGCCCCGCTGGGCCGGCAGCCGGGCCAGAT gcTCTCGGACTCGGCCTTTGACACGCTGCGGCTCTGGGCCGTGGTGTCGCTGTCGCTGCTGCGGCTGTTGGGGACGCGCCACCACCTGCAGGCGTACCTGGGGCTGGCGCAGCGCTGGGCGCGCCGCCTGCGCCGGGAGGCGGGCCGGGTCCCGGCCCGGATGGTGCAGCAGCGG ATCGCCAGGATTTACTGCTACGTGTCCGTGGTGAGCCTGCAGTACCTGGGGCCCGTGATCCTCACGCTGCACTGCGCCCTGCTGCTCAAGACGCTGG GTCACCACTCCTGGGGGCTGTACCCCGAGTCCCCCGCCGTGTCCCCAGCAGCGCCGGTGGCCCCGCCACACCCCGAGGGCGACGTGGATGGGGACGTGCAGGTGGTGGTGCAGGAGATCTCGGGGGTCCTGGGCTGCATCTTCACCCCCCTCTTCTTCCGAGGactcttctccttcctcacctggTGGGTGGCCGCCTGCCAGGTGGTCACCAGCCTCTTCGGCCTCTACTTCCACCAGTACCTGGCAGCGTCctga